One window of the Sebastes umbrosus isolate fSebUmb1 chromosome 1, fSebUmb1.pri, whole genome shotgun sequence genome contains the following:
- the arpc4 gene encoding actin-related protein 2/3 complex subunit 4 has product MTATLRPYLNAVRATLQAALCLENFSSQVVERHNKPEVEVRSSKELLLQPVIISRNDKEKVLIEGSINSVRVSIAVKQADEIEKILCHKFMRFMMMRAENFFILRRKPVEGYDISFLITNFHTEQMYKHKLVDFVIHFMEEIDKEISEMKLSVNARARIVAEEFLKNF; this is encoded by the exons ATG ACGGCAACCTTGCGCCCATATCTCAATGCAGTTCGTGCTACCCTGCAGGCCGCCCTCTGCCTGGAGAATTTCTCCTCGCAAGTGGTGGAGAGACACAACAAGCCAGAGGTGGAAGTACG AAGTAGTAAAGAGTTGCTCCTCCAGCCTGTGATCATCAGCCGTAACGACAAGGAGAAAGTTTTGATCGAGGGCTCCATCAACTCTGTCAGAGTCAGCATCGCTGTCAAGCAG gcagATGAGATTGAGAAGATTCTGTGCCATAAATTCATGCGTTTCATGATGATGAGAGCGGAGAACTTCTTCATCCTGAGGAGGAAACCAGTGGAG GGCTACGACATCAGTTTTCTCATCACCAACTTTCACACAGAGCAGATGTACAAACACAAACTGGTGGACTTTGTCATTCATTTCATGGAGGAAATTGACAAGGAGATCAGTGAAATGAAGCTGTCTGTCAACGCCAGGGCTCGTATTGTCGCCGAAGAGTTCCTCAAAAAT ttctga
- the LOC119497536 gene encoding ras-related protein rab7-like — protein sequence MTSRKKVLLKVIILGDSGVGKTSLMNQYVNKKFSNQYKATIGADFLTKEVMVDDRLVTMQIWDTAGQERFQSLGVAFYRGADCCVLVFDVTAPNTFKTLDSWRDEFLIQASPRDPENFPFVVLGNKIDLENRQVTTKRAQAWCQSKNNIPYFETSAKEAINVEQAFQTIARNALKQETEVELYNEFPEPIKLNRNDGAKPSAESCSC from the exons ATGACGTCCAGGAAGAAAGTGCTCTTGAAAGTCATCATCCTGGGAGATTCTGG TGTTGGAAAGACCTCCCTCATGAACCAGTATGTGAACAAGAAGTTTAGTAACCAGTACAAAGCGACAATAGGAGCAGACTTCCTGACCAAGGAGGTGATGGTGGACGACCGACTCGTTACAATGCAG ATCTGGGACACAGCTGGCCAGGAAAGGTTCCAGTCTTTGGGTGTTGCGTTCTATCGTGGAGCAGACTGCTGCGTGCTGGTGTTTGATGTGACCGCACCCAACACCTTCAAGACACTCGACAGCTGGAGGGATGAGTTCCTGATCCAGGCCAGCCCTCGAGATCCTGAGAACTTCCCCTTCGTGGTGCTAGGCAACAAGATTGACTTGGAGAACAGACAG GTAACCACCAAAAGGGCCCAGGCTTGGTGTCAGAGTAAGAACAACATCCCCTACTTTGAGACCAGCGCCAAAGAAGCCATAAATGTAGAACAGGCATTCCAGACAATTGCACGTAACGCCCTCAAACAA GAGACAGAGGTGGAGTTGTATAATGAATTCCCAGAGCCCATAAAACTGAATAGGAATGACGGAGCTAAACCTTCAGCAGAAAGCTGCAGCTGCTAA
- the si:ch211-157b11.8 gene encoding fibroleukin: MIPLGPLSLLPLLSLYVGALLSSDASPACTQPPCRDSLVAAPIQPGTGAGVGTGACEGQTGTAACRMGLSLPAISDVPRRVENRHDVPQVQPKTGGVKERLVQLQRCMRSLQETGGPWSHGSQENSSLGAILALMAAVLTECDLHCHSQALGAMAKRLESAAVGREGERDLLLFLKSITQYPPTAAPLERLHPQDCAEIYKLGIKENGIYTIQPDLHRPALEAKCDMETAGGGWTVIQNRRDGSLDFNRTWQEYREGFGGPQGEHWLGNAALHALTSMGQHQLRIELEDWHHQKRQATYNHFKVASEAQRYRLTAREYSGDAGNALSYSKRYNHDGRSFSTADRDHDRYAGGNCGQYYGAGWWFDACLAANLNGRYYRGRYSGVTNGIYWGAWYILTDGRTGERYSFKRVEMKTRPKNFVGTS, translated from the exons ATGATTCCACTCGGCCCTCTCAGTTTGCTTCCTCTGCTGTCGCTGTACGTGGGAGCGCTGCTGTCCTCGGATGCGTCTCCGGCCTGCACGCAGCCTCCCTGCAGGGACAGTCTGGTGGCTGCGCCCATCCAGCCCGGGACGGGAGCAGGAGTCGGTACCGGGGCCTGTGAGGGTCAAACTGGGACAGCAGCCTGCAGGATGGGGCTTTCACTTCCAGCCATCTCAGATGTTCCTCGGAGGGTGGAGAACAGGCACGATGTCCCCCAGGTTCAGCCTAAG ACTGGAGGTGTCAAAGAGCGTCTCGTTCAGCTGCAGCGCTGCATGCGCTCTCTCCAGGAAACAGGGGGCCCCTGGAGCCACGGGAGCCAGGAGAACAGCTCTCTAGGGGCCATCCTGGCACTGATGGCAGCTGTGCTGACAGAGTGTGACCTCCACTGTCATAGCCAGGCCCTTGGGGCGATGGCCAAACGACTGG AGAGTGCAGCTGTaggaagagagggggagagagaccTGCTGCTTTTCCTGAAGAGCATCACACAATATCCACCCACAG CTGCCCCCTTGGAGAGGTTACATCCTCAGGACTGTGCAGAGATTTACAAGCTCGGGATCAAAGAGAATGGAATCTACACCATCCAGCCTGACCTGCACCGGCCGGCATTGGAG GCTAAATGTGACATGGAGACGGCGGGTGGTGGGTGGACGGTGATCCAGAATCGGCGGGACGGCTCGTTGGACTTCAACAGGACATGGCAGGAATACCGGGAGGGCTTTGGCGGTCCGCAGGGAGAACACTGGCTGGGGAACGCAGCGCTGCACGCCCTCACTTCCATGGGCCAACATCAACTTCGCATTGAGCTGGAGGATTGGCACCATCAGAAACGCCAGGCTACCTACAACCACTTCAAAGTGGCTTCAGAGGCACAGAG GTATCGTCTAACAGCGCGGGAGTACTCTGGCGATGCAGGCAACGCACTGAGCTACAGCAAACGTTACAACCACGACGGCAGATCCTTCAGCACGGCTGACCGAGACCACGACCGTTACGCGGGTGGAAACTGTGGTCAGTACTACGGTGCAGGCTGGTGGTTCGATGCCTGCCTGGCAGCTAACCTGAATGGACGGTATTACCGTGGGCGCTACAGCGGGGTGACCAACGGGATCTACTGGGGGGCGTGGTACATCCTGACAGACGGACGAACTGGAGAACGCTACTCCTTCAAGAGGGTGGAGATGAAGACGAGACCCAAGAACTTTGTCGGAACATCCTAA